The DNA segment TGCCGTCGCGGCGCTCGCGGGCGGCGTCGGCCCGGTCGCCGTCGACGCGGAGCGGGCGAGCGGGTTCCGGTACTCGCAGCGCGCCTACCTGATCCAGGTGTTCCGGCGCGAGGCCGGCACGTTCCTGTTCGACCCCACCGGAATCGACGACTTCACGAGCCTCCACGACGCGATCCGCGACGAGGAATGGGTCCTGCACGCGGCGAGCCAGGACCTCGCGTGCCTGCGCGAGGTCGGGCTCGACCCGGTCGGGATCTTCGACACGGAACTCGCGGCTCGCCTGCTCGGGATGCCGCGCGTCGGGCTCGCGACCGTGGTCGAGGAACTGCTCGGCATCCGCCTGGCGAAGGAGCACTCCGCGGCCGACTGGTCGACGCGGCCACTGCCCCAGTCGTGGTTGAAGTACGCCGCACTCGACGTCGAGCTCCTCGTCGACGTGCGCGACCGGCTTGCGGAACGCCTCGACGAGGCGGGCAAGGCCGAGATCGCCCGACAGGAGTTCGAGGCGACCGTGCACCGTGAGGCCAAGCCTCCCGCGGCAGAGCCGTGGCGGCGCCTGAGCGGCATCCACGCCCTGCGTTCGCCCCGCAACCTCTCCGTCGCGCGTGCGCTCTGGCAGGCGCGCGACGCCCTGGCGGCCGAGACGGATGTCGCGCCCGGACGCCTCGTGCCCGATGCGTCGCTGCTCGCGGTCGCGAAGGCGCTGCCCGAGTCCAAGCGCGCACTCGCGGACCTCAAGGCGTTCAACGGCCGCGCGAGCCGCACCGAACTCGATCGCTGGTGGGCGGCCATCGAAGCCGCGCGGACGGCCGATCCGCCCGCGACGCGGGTGCCGAGCGATGCTCCTCCGCCGCCACGCGCGTGGGCTGCGCGCAATCCGGAGGCCGACGCGCGACTGCGCCTCGCGAAGGCCTCGGTCGTCGAGGCGGCCGAGGCGTTGGGCATGCCGGTCGAGAACCTGCTCACGCCCGACCACCTGCGCCGGCTCGCGTGGACTCCGCCGGAGGAGGACGGGCCCGACGCGATCGGGCAGGCGCTCCTCGATCTCGGGGCACGGGCGTGGCAGGTTGAGGCAACCTCACAGAGAATCGCCGTGGCGTTTGTACAGGCGACACAATCGCTCGAAGACGCCGCGCACGAGCATTCGTAGGAACCGGCAACCGATTCCGGGGGTCGCGAGCGGCGTTCCTAGGATCGGGGAATCCTCCATTCGAAAGGGAGCTGCAGCGTGGCTGAACGAGCTGACGTCGTGTTCGTCGATGGGGTCCGTACCCCCTTCGGCAAGGCCGGCGACAAGGGAATGTACTGGAACACCCGGGCCGACGACCTGGTGGTGAAGGCGATCGTCGGACTCCTCGAGCGCAACCCGAACGCGCCGAAGGACCAGATCGACGACGTGGCCATCGCGGCCACGACGCAGACGGGCGACCAGGGACTCACGATCGGCCGGAGCGCCGCGATCCTCGCGGGCCTGCCGAAATCGGTCCCCGGGTTCGCGATCGACCGCATGTGCGCGGGCGCCATGACCTCCGTTGCGATGCTCGCCGGATCCATCGGGTACGGCCAGTACCGCCTCGCGATCGGCGGCGGCGTCGAGCACATGGGCCACCACCCGATGGGCTCGGGCGTCGACCCCAACCCGCGCTTCGTGGCCGAGAAGATGGTCTCCGAGGACGCCCTCGTCATGGGTGCGACCGCCGAGCGCATCCACGACCGCTTCCCGCACCTGACCAAGGAGCGCGCCGACCGGTACGCCCTCGGCAGCCAGCAGAAGACGGCTGCCGCATACGAGGCGGGCAAGATCCAGCAGGACCTGGTCCCGGTCGCGATCCGCAGCGGTGAGGGCTGGGGGCTCGCGACCCGCGACGAGGTCATGCGCCCCGAGACGACGATGGAGGGCCTCGCAGGCCTCAAGACCCCGTTCCGTCCGCACGGCCGCGTGACCGCGGGCAACGCCTCGGGCCTGAACGACGGCGCGACCGCGGCGCTCCTCGCCAGCGGCGACGCCGCGAAGGAGTTCGGCCTGAACGTGAAGATGAAGCTCGTCAGCTACGCCTTCGCGGGCGTCGACCCGGCCATCATGGGCATCGGCCCGGTGCCGGCGACCGAGAAGTCGCTGCGCATCGCCGGCCTGACGATGGACGACATCGGCCTGCTCGAGGTCAACGAGGCGTTCGCCGTTCAGGTGCTGTCGCTCCTCGACCACTACGGCATCGAAGACGACGACCCCCGCGTGAACCCGTGGGGCGGGGCGATCGCGGTCGGCCACCCGCTGGCCTCGTCGGGCGTGCGACTGATGAACCAGCTCGCGAGCCAGTTCGCCGAGCGCCCCGACGTGCGCTACGGCCTCACGACCATGTGCGTCGGCCTCGGCCAGGGCGGCACGATGATCTGGGAGAACCCGAACTACTCGCGCAAGGCTGCGAAGAAGGCCTGAGGAAGCGACGATGACCGACTACACGAAGATCGATTTCACCGAACTCGCGGGCATGTTCGACGACGAGGTCGTCACGCACTCCTACGTGCGCGACGTCCCGCTCTCCGACGGCCGCACGCTCGCGCTCGTCACGCTCGACAACGGGCGCGACCACACGCGACCGAACACCCTCGGCCCCAACACGCTGCTCGAGTACGCCGCGACGCTCGACGCGCTCACGGCGAGGGCCGCCGCGGGCGAGATCCACGCGGTGGCGGTGACGGGCAAGCCCTTCATCCTCGCCGCGGGCGCCGATCTCTCGAAGGTGTCGCTGCTGCCCAGCCGCGAAGCCGCCCTGCGCATCGCCCAGCTCGGCCACCACGCACTCGGCAAGCTCGCGAGCGTGGGCGTGCCGTCGTTCGCGTTCATCAACGGACTCGCCCTCGGCGGCGGCGTCGAGATCGGCCTGCACGCCGACTACCGCACGGTCGACGCGTCGCTGCCGGCACTCGCGCTGCCCGAGGTCTTCCTCGGCATGATCCCCGGCTGGGGCGGCGCGACCCTCCTGCCGAACCTCATCGGCATCGAGAACGCGCTGAAGATCGTCGTCGAGAACCCGCTCAAGCAGAACCGGACCATCAAGGCGCCCGACGTGCTCGAGCTCGGCATCGCCGACGTGATGTTCCCGTCGGTGAACTACCTCGAGGACTCGATCCGCTGGGCCGACGACGTGATCTCCGGTCGTGTGAAGGTCAAGCGCCCGAACGAGCCCGGCAAGGTCGAGCGCCTCGTCAAGTGGGATGCCGCGATCGGCATCGCGAAGAAGATGCTGCAGAGCCGCATCGGCACCGTGCCGAAGTCGCCGTACGCGGCCCTCGACCTGCTCAAGGCCGCCAAGTCGGGAACACGCGAGGAGGGCTTCGCGCGCGAGGACGAGATGCTCGCCGACCTCGTCTCGGGCGACCAGTTCCATGCCTCGATGTACTCGTTCAACCTCGTGCAGAAACGCGCCAAGCGCCCGGCCGGTGCGCCCGACAAGGCGCTCGCGAAGAAGGTCACCAAGGTCGGCGTCCTCGGTGCCGGGTACATGGCCAGTCAGTTCGCACTGCTCTTCGTGCGCCGGCTGCAGGTCCCGGTGATCATCACCGACCTCGACCAGGAACGCGTCGACAAGGGCGTGGCGTACATCGCCGGCGAGATCGACGCGCTGCACGGCAAGGGCCGCATCTCGTCCGACGAGGCCAACCGGCTCAAGGCACTCGTGCGCGGCACGACCGACAAGGCCGAGTTCGCCGACTGCGACTGGGTCATCGAGGCCGTCTTCGAGGAGCTCGCCATCAAGCAGGACGTCTTCGCCGAGATCGAGAAGATCGTCTCGCCCGAGGCCGTCCTCGCGACGAACACCTCTTCGCTCTCGGTCGAGCAGATCGGCGCGAAGCTCGCGAACCCCGAGCGCGTGGTGGGCTTCCACTTCTTCACGCCCGTCGCGGTCATGCCGCTCATCGAGGTCGTGAAGACCACGAAGACGGATGACGCGACGCTCTCGACCGCCATGGTGACGGCCGCGAAGCTGAAGAAGAACGCGGTGATCACGGCCGACACCCCCGGCTTCGTGGTCAACCGCCTGCTCGCGGTGCTCCTGGGCGAGGCGATGCGCGCGGTCGACGAGGGCACCTCGTTCGAGACCGTCGACCAGGCCATGGCGCCGCTCGGCCTCCCGATGTCGCCGTCGGCGCTGCTCGACCTCGTCGGGCTCAAGGTCGGCGCGCACGTGCTGGACACCCACCACGCGGCGTTCCCCGACCGCTTCTACCGTTCGGAGAACCTGCACGCGCTGGCCGACCACGGCACGCTGCTCGAGAAGGACGACAAGGGCAAGGTCAAGGGCTTCGACAAGGGCGCCCTGAAGATCGTGGCCGGCGGCACGAACCCGTCGAGCCCCGACGAGATCCTCACCCGCCTCCAGGACGGGCTGGCGCGCGAGACCAGGCTCATGCTCGACGGCGAGGTCGTCGCCGCAGCCGAGGACATCGACCTCTGCATGATCCTCGGCGCGGGCTTCCCGTTCCAGATGGGCGGGCTGACGCCGTACCTCGACCGAGTCGGTGCCTCGGAGCGCGTCTTCGGCGCCACCTTCCACGACCCGCGGGTCGAGGGCGTCGAGGGCTGATCCCCCGCTGCACGCCGAACGGCCCCCGACGCGATGTCGGGGGCCGTTCGTCTGTCCCGGGAAGCGGGGCGCTCGCGCGAAGCGCTCCTCGTCAGACGCGGGGGTGCGCGCCGGTGTCGGTCGAGAGGGGTGCGCCGGCGTTCCGAGCATGCGGCAGCTTGCTTCCGAGCACCATCGCCGTGACGTCCCGCGCGATGTGCTGCGGGGTCATGCCGACCCGCTCGAGGATGTCGCCGCGCGATCCGTGGTCGAGGAACTCGTCGGGCAGGCCGATCTCGGTCACCGCGGTGTCGACCCCGGCCTCCCGGAGGTCCTGGCGGATCCGCGTCCCGATGCCGCCGACGCGGACGCCGTCCTCGATGCTCACCACGATGCGGTAGTCGCCGGCGAGCGACACGAGGCTCTCCGGCACGGGAACGACCCAGCGGGGGTCCACCACGGTGGCACCGATCCCCTGTGCCTCGAGCCGGCGAGCGACCTCGAGCCCGATCCCCGCCATCGGGCCGACCGTGACGAGCAGGACGTCGCGGCGCTCGGACTCGACGAGCACGTCGACCCCGTCGTCGAGTCGGCGAACCGCGTCGTACTCGGTCCCGACGGCGCCCTTGGGGAAGCGGAGCACGGTCGGGCCGTCGGAGATCGCGACCGCCTCCCCGAGCTCCTCCGCCAGGCGGACGGAGTCGCGAGGAGCAGCGATGCGGATCCCGGGGACGACCTGCAGGATGGAGAGGTCCCAGACGCCGTGGTGGCTCGGACCGTCCGGTCCGGTCACGCCCGCCCGGTCGAGCACGAAGGTGACGCCCGCATCGTGCAGGGCGACGTCCATGAGCAACTGGTCGAACGCGCGGTTCATGAAGGTCGCATAGACCGCGACCACCGGGTGGAGTCCGCCGAACGCGAGTCCGGCCGCGCTCGTCACCGCGTGCTGCTCGGCGATGCCGACGTCGAACACCCGCTCGGGGAACCGCTCCGCCATGCGGTGCAGCCCCGTCGGCCTGAGCATCGCCGCAGTGATGCCCACGATCCGCTCGTCGCGCTCCGCCAGGCTCACCAGTTCGTCGGCGAAGACGCCCGTCCACGACGGGGCCGATGCGATCTCGAGCGATTCGCCCGTCTCCGGGTCGATCTGGCCGACGGCGTGGAACTGGTCGGCGGCATCACGACGTGCCGGCTCGTACCCCCGGCCCTTCTCGGTGATCGTGTGCACGATGACCGGGGCGCCGTAGTCCTTCGCCTGACGGAGCGCCTCCTCGAGCGCTCGCTCGTCGTGGCCGTCGATCGGGCCGATGTACTTGATGTCGAGGTTCGAGTAGAGCGCCTCGTTCCCGGAGACCCGGCTGAGGAACCCGTGCAGACCCCCGCGCACGCCGCGGTAGATCGCACGTCCGGGCGAGCCGAGCCGATCGAACGCGCTCCGGCTCTTCAGGTGCAGCGAACGGTACGACTGCTTGGTGCGCACGGAGTTGAGGAATCGAGCCATGCCGCCGATCGTCGGGGCGTACGACCTGCCGTTGTCGTTGACGACCACCACGAGGTTGCGGGTGTTGTCGTCGGAGATGTTGTTCAGCGCCTCCCACGTCATGCCGCCCGTCAACGCCCCGTCTCCGACGACGGCCACGACGTGCCGGTCGCCCTGCCCCGTCATCTCGAACGCCTTCGAGATCCCGTCCGCCCAGGAGAGCGAGCTCGACGCATGAGAACTCTCGACCACGTCGTGCTCGGACTCGGATCGCTGCGGATAGCCTGCGAGTCCGCCGGTCTGGCGAAGGGTGGAGAAGTCCTGGCGCCCCGTCAGGAGCTTGTGGACGTAGGACTGGTGACCCGTGTCGAAGATGATCGGGTCGCGCGGCGAGTCGAACACCCGGTGGATGGCGATGGTCAGTTCGACGACACCGAGGTTCGGCCCGAGGTGCCCGCCGGTCTTGGACACGTCCGCGACGAGGAACTCGCGGATCTCCCGGGCCAGCTCCACGACCTGCTCCTCCGAGAGCCTGTCGAGGTCCCGCGGTCCGCGGATCGTGTCGAGCAGCGTCATCCGTCGTGCCTCCGGGTGTCGGGCGCCATGCGCCCATCGTGAACGTTTCGAGTGTACGCCGGGCGGGCTGGGAACCCCCGGCAGGCCGAGGGGGCGGCGAGCCGAAGCCCGCCGCCCCCACCGTGTGCGCTGCGGTCAGACCAGGCTGCGCAGCACGTACTGCAGGATTCCGCCGTTGCGGTAGTAGTCGGCCTCACCAGGCGTGTCGATGCGGACGACCGCGTCGAACTCGACCGTCTGCTTGCCCTCCGCCGAGAACTCGCTGGGCTCGGCGACGACCCGGACGGTCTTCGGCGTGACGCCCTCGTTGAGCTGCTCGAGACCCGTGATCGACACGATCTCGGTGCCGTCGAGTCCCATGGACTTCCAGCTCTCGCCGGCCGGGAACTGCAGGGGCACGACGCCCATGCCGATGAGGTTCGAACGGTGGATCCGCTCGAAGCTCTCGGTGATGACCGCCCTGACGCCGAGCAGGCTGGTGCCCTTCGCCGCCCAGTCGCGCGACGAACCGGAACCGTACTCCTTGCCGCCGAAGACGACGAGCGGGGTGCCCTGGGCCTGGTAGTTCGTGCACGCGTCGTAGATGAACGACTGCGGGCCGCCGTCCTGCGTGAAGTCGCGCGTGAACCCGCCCTCGATGATCTGGCCGTCGTTGACCGCGGCGACGAGCTCGTTCTTGAGCCGGATGTTCGCGAACGTGCCGCGGATCATGACCTCGTGGTTGCCGCGCCGCGAGCCGTAGGAGTTGAAGTCGCGCTGCCCGACGCCGTGCTCGGTGAGGTACTGGGCCGCGGGCGTGCCGGCCTTGATGTTGCCGGCGGGGCTGATGTGGTCGGTCGTGACCGAGTCGCCGAGCGTCGCCATGACCCGCGCGCCGCTGATGTCGGAGACCGGGGTGAGCTCCATCGACATGCCGTCGAAGTACGGGGCCTTGCGCACGTAGGTCGAGGCGTCGTCCCACTCGAAGATCGGGCCGGTCGGCGTCGGCAGGTTCTTCCAGCGCTCGTCGCCGTCGAAGACGGTCGCGTACTGCTTGATGAACTGCTCGCGCGAGATCGAGGAGTCGATGATCTCCTGGACCTCTTCGGGCGCGGGCCAGATGTCGTGCAGGAACACCTCGGCGCCGTCCGATCCCGTGCCCAGCGGGTCCTTCTCGAAGTCGAAGTTCATCGAGCCGGCGAGGGCGTACGCCACCACGAGGGGCGGCGATGCCAGGTAGTTCATCTTCACATCGGGGCTGATCCGGCCCTCGAAGTTGCGGTTGCCCGAGAGCACCGCCGTGACGGCGAGGTCGTTCTCGTTGATGGCGGCGGAGACCTCTTCGATGAGCGGCCCGGAGTTGCCGATGCAGATCGTGCAGCCGTACCCGACGGTGAAGAAGCCGAGGCCCTCGAGCGCCTTGTCGAGACCGGACTTCTCGTAGTAGTCGGTGACGACCTTCGAGCCCGGGCCGAGGGTGGTCTTGACCCAGGGCTTGGACGTCAGGCCCTTGTCGAGCGCCTTCTTGGCGAGCAGGCCCGCTGCGATCATGACCGAGGGGTTCGACGTGTTCGTGCACGAGGTGATGGCCGCGAGCGCGACCGAGCCGTGGTTCAGCGTGTACGAGGCCCCGTCGGCCGTGGTCACCGCGGTCGGCCTGGAGACCGAGTGCGGCGCGTGCGAGTGGTGGTGGTGCTCGTGGTGGTTGTGCTCGTCCTCGGGCGTGAACCCGGGCGGGTCGGATGCCGGGAACGACTCGGAGATCGTCAGGTCGACCAGGTCGTGGTCGGCGTCGGCGTAGTTGGTGAGGTCGGCGTTGAACTGCTCCTTGGCCTCGGACAGCAGGATGCGGTCCTGAGGACGCTTCGGGCCGGCGATCGAGGGCACGACCGTGGACAGGTCGAGTTCGAGGTACTCGCTGTACTCGGGCTCGCTGGCAGCGTCGTGCCAGAGCGACTGCGCCTTGGCGTACTGCTCGACGAGGGCGACGGCCTGCTCGTCGCGACCGGTCAGGCGCAGGTAGTCGAGCGTGACGTCGTCGATGGGGAAGATCGCGGCGGTCGAGCCGAACTCGGGGCTCATGTTGCCGATGGTCGCGCGGTTCGCGAGCGGCACCGATGCGACGCCGGCGCCGTAGAACTCGACGAACTTGCCGACGACTCCGTGCTTGCGCAGCATGTCGGTGATCGTGAGGACGACGTCGGTCGCGGTGACGCCTGCGGGGATCTCGCCGCTCAGCTTGAAGCCGACGACACGCGGGATGAGCATCGAGACGGGCTGGCCGAGCATCGCGGCCTCGGCCTCGATGCCGCCGACGCCCCAGCCGAGGACGCCGAGCCCGTTGACCATCGTGGTGTGGGAGTCGGTTCCCACGCACGTGTCGGGGTAGGCGCGAAGGACGCCGTCGACCTGGCGGTCGTAGATGACCTTGGCCAGGTGCTCGATGTTGACCTGGTGGACGATGCCCGTGCCGGGCGGGACGACCTTGAAGTCGTCGAACGCGGTCTGACCCCAGCGGAGGAACTGGTAGCGCTCGCCGTTGCGCTCGTACTCGATCTCGACGTTGCGCTCGAGCGCGTTCTCGGTGCCGAACAGGTCGGCGATGACCGAGTGGTCGATGACCATCTCGGCGGGCGAGAGCGGGTTGATCCGCTTCGGGTCGCCGCCGAGGGCCGTGACGGCCTCGCGCATGGTGGCCAGGTCGACGATGCAGGGCACGCCGGTGAAGTCCTGCATGACCACGCGCGCAGGGGTGAACTGGATCTCGGTGTCGGGCTCGGCCGCCGGGTTCCACGAGCCGAGCGCCTCGATCTGCTCCTTGGTGACGTTCGCGCCATCCTCGGTGCGGAGCAGGTTCTCGAGGAGGACCTTCAGGCTGAACGGGAGCTTCTCGGAGCCGGCGACCGTGTCGATCCGGTAGATCTCGTAGGCCTGCTCTCCGACCTGGAGCGTGTCCTTCGCCCCGAAACTGTTCACTGCAGACACGGTGTCCTCTCCTTCACGGATGCCTCGCGCAGAGCGCGCGAGCTTCCAACTTCTCTGTCGAGCAGGGGGCGATTCCAGCAAGGGTAACCTAAGCGCCTCGCCTGCCGACATGCTCCGCCGGGACGCGGAATTTATCTTGATGTCGAGATAACTGTATCACTCGGCGGCAGGCTTCGCCGGGTACACGACGCGCACGACGAGCCACGAGAACACGAGCAGCAGCGCATACAGCGGAACGCCCATGAGCAACCGGGTCGCGCCGAGCGCCTCGACGTTGCCCGCGAAGTAGAACGGCACCTGCACCGCGAGGCGTGCGACGAACATGCCGAGCCACACGAACGTGAGCAGCTGCATCGCGCGATACTTGCGCCGCTCGCCGCGCCAGGCGGTGCCGTCTCCCATCAGGAAGCCGACGATCAGTCCGACCAGCGGCCACCGCACCAGCAGCGAGACGACGATGGCGACGGCGTACACGGCGTTCGTGTAGAAGCCGATGACGTAGTTGTCCTCGGCGCGTCCCGTCCAGAGCGACAGGGCGGCGGACGCCCCGACGCCGATGAGCCCCGCGATCGCCTGGGTCGGCTGGCTTCGCGCGACGAGCCTGGCGACCGTGAACAGCACGGCGAGCCCGACGGATGCGCCGAGCGCCCAGACCAGTTCGCGCGTGAACGTGAACCCGACCAGGAAGACCAGGCCGGGCAGGATCGCCTCGGCGAGTCCGCGGATGCCGCCGAGCGCGCCGATCAGGTCGGATGGCGTCAGCGTCTCGTCGCGTGCGATCCGGCCGAGGCCGGACTTCTCCGCGGCGGCCGCCATCTGTCGGCCGAACTCGCCCGCGGCGGCATCCGCTTCGGGTTCGTCGCCCGCTTCGGTGCCCGCCGCCGGATCCAGGTCCGCGGAATCGTCCCGGCTCACGCGGGCTGACCACCCGTCGACGAGGCCGGCATGCGCAGCGGGATCAGGTCGCGCGGCGGCATGGGGGTGTTTCCGCGCACGACGACGATCGAGCGGAAGAGGTCCTCGACCTTGGCGGCGGCGACCGGGTCTGCCGCAGCCTCGCCGGCGATCACGCCACGGAGGAACCAGCGCGGGCCGTCGACGCCGATGAACCGGGCCAGGCGCATCTGGCCCGCCTGCCCCTCGGCCGTGGTCACCGGGATCTGCGCGAGCAGTTCGGGACCGAACGTTCCCTCACGGACCTGGGTCGTGCCGCCCTGTCGCGCGATCTGGTCGGCGATCTGGTCGCGGATCTCGTGCCACAGGCCGCTGGATCGCGGGGCCGCGAAAGGCTGGACCTGCAGCGTCGACTTGGCGTAGTCGAGGCCCACCGCCACGACCCGCTTCGTGTTCTCCTCGACCTCGAGGCGCAGGTGGAGCCCGTCGCGCGGCAGCACCTTGACGCCGCCGAGGTCGACGTATGGGCGGACCGGGTTGGCCTCCGACTCGTCGAGCGGGCCGTTGGTGGCCCGGTCCTCGGGCGCGGACTTGGGGTGGTCGATCGGCACGTCGCCGACGTTCTCGATGTCGCTCACGCGTGTGCTCCTTGGTGGTTCGCCCCGAACCCGGTCGATCCGAATCCGCCTTCTCCGCGAAGGCTGCCGGGCAGCTTCTCGACTTCGACGAACCGCGCGCGAGAGACCGGCATCACGACGAGCTGGGCGATCCGGTCGCCCTCCTCGACGCGATACGCCTCGCGGGCGTCCGTGTTCAGCAGTGCGACCTTGATCTCGCCGCGGTAGCCCGCGTCGACCGTCCCCGGGGCGTTGACGATCGTCAGGCCGTGCCTGAACGCCAGACCGGAACGCGGGACGACGAAGGCGACGAACCCGTCGGGCAGCGCGATGGCGACGCCCGTGCCCACGGTCGCCCGTTCACCGGGCTCGAGGAGGACGGACTCGGAGGCGTGGAGGTCGGCACCCGCGTCGCCCGGATGGGCGTACGCCGGGATGCGCTCGGCCGTGATCAGCACATCGACGGAATCGGTCACCGTTCGAGGGTAGTGCAGAAGTCTGGTCTGATAGTCCCATGCCCGACTACCGCGAACGGCTCTGGCCGACGCCCTGGATCTACCTCTCCAGCCTCCTGCTCGTTCCCGCCAGCATCCTGGTGCTGGCCCCGGTCTCGCTGCCCGCGGGCATCGCGACCGGGGTGCTGCTGTATCTCGCGGTGGCCGGCACGCTCACCCTGACCGCGCCGGTCATCGAGGTGCGCGACGGGCGATTCCGGGCTGGTCGCGCCGAGATCCCGCTCGACGTGACCGGCGAGGCGGTGCCCGCCGAGGGCGAGGCCGCGCGCGCCGAGCGCGGCACGCGACTGGACGCCCGCGCGTTCCTGGTGATCAGGGGCTGGATCGCCGACGTCGTGCGCGTGCCGGTGGCGGATGCCGCCGACCCGGCGCCGTACTGGCTCGTGTCGACGCGGCATCCACGAGAACTGGCCGCCGCGATCAATCGATCGCGACGGCCACATACGGGGAGCGGGCCGGCCTAGGCGGCGCACTCCAGGCAGATCGGACCGAGCTTGGACTCGTGGTCGATCTGCGAGCGGTGCTTCACGAGGAAGCAGTTCGCGCAGGTGAACTCGTCAGCCTGCGGCGGGAGGACGACGACGTCGAGTTCGACGTCGGACAGGTCGGCGCCCGCGAGATCGAAGCTGCCCGGGTTGTCGGCGTCCTCGGCGTCGACATTGCCCGACATCTTGTCGGGCACGCGCTCCTTGATGGCCTCGATCGACTCCGAGTCGTCGTCGGTCTTCCGCGGCGCGTCGTAATCCGTTGCCATTCCCATCCTTTATTTCCGTGGCCGTGGTTTCGGCGGGCATAGTCTGCACGAAATCACGTGCGTAAGCAAACCACTCCCCGCGGGTCGAAACCGGTGGAATGCACAACTGACGGCGCGCCCGGGGTATTCCCAGCCGGCGCACGCCGGGCGTGGCATCCTAGGGCGGAGATCAAGGGCAGGGAAGGGCGTCTCGCCATGCAGGAACTCAAGGTGATCGGTGTCGAGAGCGGCGCCCTCATCGCGGCCTCCGACGACGGCGCGCGATTCCGGATCGAGATCGACGAGGTGCTGCAGTCCCGCATCCGGCAGGCGACCCCCGAGGCGCAGACCGGGCCGAAGCTGTCGCCGCGCGAGGTGCAGACGCACATCCGGTCGGGCCTGTCCGCCGAGGAGGTCGCCGAACTGACCGGCGCATCGGTCGAGTACATCCGTCGCTTCGAAGGTCCCGTGATCGCCGAGCGCGAACACATGGTCACCTCGGCACTCGCCGTCCCGGTGAACGCGGCGGAGCACACCGAGGGCGACGAACCCGCGTCGTTCGGCACGGTCCTGCGCGAGCGACT comes from the Agromyces marinus genome and includes:
- a CDS encoding aconitate hydratase, translating into MSAVNSFGAKDTLQVGEQAYEIYRIDTVAGSEKLPFSLKVLLENLLRTEDGANVTKEQIEALGSWNPAAEPDTEIQFTPARVVMQDFTGVPCIVDLATMREAVTALGGDPKRINPLSPAEMVIDHSVIADLFGTENALERNVEIEYERNGERYQFLRWGQTAFDDFKVVPPGTGIVHQVNIEHLAKVIYDRQVDGVLRAYPDTCVGTDSHTTMVNGLGVLGWGVGGIEAEAAMLGQPVSMLIPRVVGFKLSGEIPAGVTATDVVLTITDMLRKHGVVGKFVEFYGAGVASVPLANRATIGNMSPEFGSTAAIFPIDDVTLDYLRLTGRDEQAVALVEQYAKAQSLWHDAASEPEYSEYLELDLSTVVPSIAGPKRPQDRILLSEAKEQFNADLTNYADADHDLVDLTISESFPASDPPGFTPEDEHNHHEHHHHSHAPHSVSRPTAVTTADGASYTLNHGSVALAAITSCTNTSNPSVMIAAGLLAKKALDKGLTSKPWVKTTLGPGSKVVTDYYEKSGLDKALEGLGFFTVGYGCTICIGNSGPLIEEVSAAINENDLAVTAVLSGNRNFEGRISPDVKMNYLASPPLVVAYALAGSMNFDFEKDPLGTGSDGAEVFLHDIWPAPEEVQEIIDSSISREQFIKQYATVFDGDERWKNLPTPTGPIFEWDDASTYVRKAPYFDGMSMELTPVSDISGARVMATLGDSVTTDHISPAGNIKAGTPAAQYLTEHGVGQRDFNSYGSRRGNHEVMIRGTFANIRLKNELVAAVNDGQIIEGGFTRDFTQDGGPQSFIYDACTNYQAQGTPLVVFGGKEYGSGSSRDWAAKGTSLLGVRAVITESFERIHRSNLIGMGVVPLQFPAGESWKSMGLDGTEIVSITGLEQLNEGVTPKTVRVVAEPSEFSAEGKQTVEFDAVVRIDTPGEADYYRNGGILQYVLRSLV
- a CDS encoding DUF3159 domain-containing protein, with the protein product MSRDDSADLDPAAGTEAGDEPEADAAAGEFGRQMAAAAEKSGLGRIARDETLTPSDLIGALGGIRGLAEAILPGLVFLVGFTFTRELVWALGASVGLAVLFTVARLVARSQPTQAIAGLIGVGASAALSLWTGRAEDNYVIGFYTNAVYAVAIVVSLLVRWPLVGLIVGFLMGDGTAWRGERRKYRAMQLLTFVWLGMFVARLAVQVPFYFAGNVEALGATRLLMGVPLYALLLVFSWLVVRVVYPAKPAAE
- a CDS encoding DUF3710 domain-containing protein, with amino-acid sequence MSDIENVGDVPIDHPKSAPEDRATNGPLDESEANPVRPYVDLGGVKVLPRDGLHLRLEVEENTKRVVAVGLDYAKSTLQVQPFAAPRSSGLWHEIRDQIADQIARQGGTTQVREGTFGPELLAQIPVTTAEGQAGQMRLARFIGVDGPRWFLRGVIAGEAAADPVAAAKVEDLFRSIVVVRGNTPMPPRDLIPLRMPASSTGGQPA
- the dut gene encoding dUTP diphosphatase; this encodes MTDSVDVLITAERIPAYAHPGDAGADLHASESVLLEPGERATVGTGVAIALPDGFVAFVVPRSGLAFRHGLTIVNAPGTVDAGYRGEIKVALLNTDAREAYRVEEGDRIAQLVVMPVSRARFVEVEKLPGSLRGEGGFGSTGFGANHQGAHA
- a CDS encoding DUF3093 domain-containing protein, which produces MPDYRERLWPTPWIYLSSLLLVPASILVLAPVSLPAGIATGVLLYLAVAGTLTLTAPVIEVRDGRFRAGRAEIPLDVTGEAVPAEGEAARAERGTRLDARAFLVIRGWIADVVRVPVADAADPAPYWLVSTRHPRELAAAINRSRRPHTGSGPA
- a CDS encoding DUF4193 domain-containing protein, whose protein sequence is MATDYDAPRKTDDDSESIEAIKERVPDKMSGNVDAEDADNPGSFDLAGADLSDVELDVVVLPPQADEFTCANCFLVKHRSQIDHESKLGPICLECAA